In Priestia megaterium NBRC 15308 = ATCC 14581, the following proteins share a genomic window:
- a CDS encoding MFS transporter has protein sequence MSKTENSFVSGIKIVFTDRDFRTIFISLFIIGLSVGGFMPYLTVWATNTLHATSFQAGFLFVPMSIIGLVVSFYLASLSDKWGKRKPFIIWALLIGTISRMPLAFTHSYTIALVLLAIGGFNAFSFFFALLNDFIVKKQESKSQAGTITGTVRMAFSQGYIFGPMLGALIIDHGGYTLLFLLSGLLSLATLGWVLFALKEDSMPQTSVHGSSKAPAGIPSVLIAVFVAALFIFAGDSGRSMYLPLYITDTLKQSVSIVGILFTVTSVFELVFMPLGGYFSDKIGVKRFFIIGIACQVLYFILTSLHLPLSGLIVLQVFYAFILSATMGVGMVYAQSLSPRQIGLATTAYMTAIQTSAVVSSLAMGSLVSVIPLPSTFYILAVFSVISGVMFLFMKQKSAEEMS, from the coding sequence ATGTCGAAAACAGAAAATTCGTTTGTATCAGGCATAAAGATTGTATTTACAGACCGGGATTTTCGAACGATTTTTATTTCATTATTTATTATTGGATTATCTGTTGGCGGCTTTATGCCTTATTTAACGGTTTGGGCAACAAATACATTGCATGCCACTTCTTTTCAAGCAGGATTTTTATTTGTGCCAATGAGCATTATTGGTTTAGTCGTATCGTTTTATTTAGCTTCGTTATCAGACAAATGGGGGAAACGAAAGCCATTTATTATTTGGGCGTTACTGATTGGAACCATTTCAAGAATGCCGTTAGCGTTTACGCATTCTTATACAATAGCACTCGTTTTACTTGCTATAGGAGGGTTTAATGCGTTCTCTTTTTTCTTTGCCCTGCTGAATGATTTTATTGTTAAAAAGCAAGAAAGCAAATCGCAGGCAGGTACGATTACTGGTACCGTGCGAATGGCTTTTTCACAAGGCTATATTTTTGGCCCTATGCTTGGCGCTTTAATTATTGACCACGGAGGGTATACTCTTTTATTTTTATTATCAGGGTTGTTATCGCTAGCAACTTTAGGGTGGGTTCTTTTTGCGCTTAAAGAAGACAGTATGCCTCAAACTTCAGTTCATGGATCTTCAAAAGCGCCAGCCGGTATACCTTCTGTATTAATAGCTGTATTCGTAGCAGCTCTTTTCATTTTTGCGGGTGATTCCGGGCGTTCTATGTATTTGCCACTCTACATAACGGATACGTTAAAACAATCCGTTTCGATTGTAGGGATTCTCTTTACTGTTACATCTGTTTTTGAGCTAGTATTTATGCCGTTAGGGGGCTATTTTTCTGATAAGATCGGAGTTAAACGATTCTTTATCATTGGAATTGCTTGCCAAGTGCTTTATTTTATTTTAACGAGCCTTCATTTACCGCTGAGTGGGTTAATTGTGCTTCAAGTATTTTATGCTTTTATTCTGTCCGCTACAATGGGAGTGGGAATGGTGTATGCTCAGTCACTCTCTCCGCGTCAAATTGGACTAGCCACAACGGCATATATGACCGCTATACAAACTTCAGCAGTTGTCAGTAGCTTAGCTATGGGGTCGCTAGTCAGCGTGATTCCGCTGCCTTCTACTTTTTACATTTTGGCTGTTTTCTCGGTTATTTCAGGTGTGATGTTCCTGTTTATGAAGCAAAAATCAGCTGAGGAAATGAGTTGA
- a CDS encoding MFS transporter — protein MKNKYMLSASGMYINYFLLGMVNIMLASNMSFLTKQLNTDGAGISYIISAIGIGKLLSYSLSGVLSDKVGRKPLIIVSSLTMAIFLIGIPLSPNYQTAFIFAIIAGIANSAMDAGTYPALIEVFPKSSGSASVLVKAFISAGAALLPFMIAFFADRDLFYGYAFFLPALIYLLNMIFMFKLPFPNHKREQSTVQQLNTAENKFISAPKMKQEGIALIVIGFTSTALFTVAQIWLPTYGQQVLGMAESSSVRLLSYYSIGALISVLVLAVLLSKVLRPVTVILVYPMITLIAVLTLLFVKVPAIAIAAAFFMGFSTAGVFQLAITVMTELFWNKKGTVTGIVATAAGLAAILLPLATGLMSKTGHISIIFIFDAMLSVVGMAAAAFVNYRYRKILNKNRSEQIQETAS, from the coding sequence ATGAAAAATAAGTACATGCTGTCAGCTTCAGGTATGTATATTAACTACTTTCTACTGGGCATGGTCAATATCATGCTTGCATCAAATATGTCATTTTTGACAAAACAATTAAATACCGACGGTGCTGGAATCAGCTATATCATTTCTGCTATCGGAATTGGAAAATTGCTTTCGTATTCTCTATCAGGCGTCTTGTCTGATAAGGTTGGACGAAAGCCTTTGATTATTGTTTCGTCTCTGACGATGGCGATTTTTTTAATTGGCATTCCATTATCGCCAAATTATCAAACAGCCTTTATCTTTGCTATTATCGCTGGTATTGCAAACTCTGCTATGGATGCTGGAACGTACCCTGCTTTGATTGAGGTCTTTCCTAAATCTTCAGGTTCAGCCAGTGTTCTTGTAAAAGCATTTATTTCTGCAGGAGCGGCACTTTTGCCGTTTATGATTGCCTTTTTTGCAGATCGTGATTTGTTTTATGGGTATGCTTTTTTTCTTCCTGCTCTTATTTATTTACTAAATATGATCTTTATGTTCAAACTGCCTTTTCCCAATCATAAACGCGAACAGAGTACAGTTCAACAGCTAAATACAGCAGAGAATAAATTTATCTCTGCTCCTAAAATGAAACAAGAAGGAATTGCTCTTATTGTGATTGGATTTACTTCTACAGCGCTTTTTACGGTGGCTCAAATTTGGCTCCCTACTTATGGTCAACAAGTATTAGGTATGGCTGAAAGCAGCTCAGTCCGCCTTTTAAGCTACTACAGCATCGGAGCTTTAATCTCTGTTTTAGTATTAGCTGTATTATTAAGCAAAGTGCTTCGTCCTGTAACGGTTATTCTCGTTTACCCGATGATTACCCTTATAGCCGTACTTACGCTTCTTTTTGTTAAAGTACCTGCTATTGCAATTGCAGCTGCTTTTTTCATGGGATTTTCTACGGCTGGGGTCTTTCAATTAGCGATTACTGTTATGACCGAGCTTTTCTGGAACAAAAAAGGAACGGTTACCGGAATTGTCGCGACGGCTGCTGGATTAGCTGCTATTTTATTGCCTTTAGCAACAGGGCTCATGTCTAAAACGGGACATATTTCAATTATCTTTATTTTTGATGCGATGCTCTCAGTAGTAGGTATGGCAGCGGCAGCTTTTGTTAATTACCGCTACCGCAAAATCTTAAATAAAAATCGCAGCGAACAAATTCAAGAAACAGCCTCATAA
- a CDS encoding thiol-disulfide oxidoreductase DCC family protein yields the protein MKHKVFFDAQCPLCYNVKKIIKALDWTNRIQWIPVQYIERTEYSYLKEEGRDLYDQIHMVTKKGEVLAGFETVRRLLAVLPLTFPIGVLLHLPLMNKAFSPLYKWVSTNRYDWFGRYDSPRTT from the coding sequence ATGAAACACAAAGTATTTTTTGATGCGCAATGTCCTTTATGTTACAACGTAAAAAAAATAATTAAAGCGCTGGACTGGACCAACCGAATCCAGTGGATTCCAGTTCAATACATTGAACGAACGGAGTATAGTTACTTAAAAGAAGAAGGAAGAGACTTATATGATCAAATTCATATGGTGACCAAAAAAGGAGAAGTTCTAGCAGGATTTGAAACGGTCAGACGCCTTTTAGCTGTTTTGCCTCTTACATTTCCAATAGGTGTGCTTTTGCATTTACCATTGATGAACAAAGCCTTTAGCCCGCTATACAAGTGGGTCTCCACAAACCGGTACGACTGGTTTGGGCGCTACGATTCTCCGCGAACCACATAA
- a CDS encoding oxidoreductase, whose translation MITKWTAERMPDVTGKTALITGGNSGIGFEAAKALAARGAEIILAVRNEAKGKEAEKRIKAANGNAKVTIMSLDLSDLISIRHFTNQFLQQYSSLNLLINNAGVMVPPHSKTKDGFELQFGCNHLGHFALTGLLLPLLMETPHSRVVTVSSIAANSGEIYFDNLDGEKGYSPMKFYRQSKLANLLFAKELQKRLEAAGSTTISAAVHPGISNTNLLSRGSGKEPNALLKLLVKLFSQSAEMGALPTLYAATEAIEGGAYIGPDGKDAKKGYPVKDMMGDVLFKPDVAEKLWSASEELTKVTYIFKKR comes from the coding sequence ATGATAACAAAATGGACAGCTGAACGAATGCCCGATGTAACGGGAAAAACAGCCCTTATAACGGGAGGAAACAGCGGTATTGGATTTGAAGCTGCAAAGGCTCTAGCTGCGCGCGGAGCAGAAATCATTCTTGCTGTACGTAATGAAGCAAAAGGGAAAGAGGCTGAAAAGAGAATTAAAGCGGCTAACGGGAATGCTAAAGTGACGATTATGTCATTAGATCTCAGTGACTTGATCTCTATTCGACATTTCACCAATCAATTTCTTCAACAATACTCGTCTTTGAATCTTCTCATTAATAATGCAGGCGTGATGGTGCCGCCTCACAGCAAAACGAAAGATGGATTTGAACTGCAGTTTGGCTGTAATCATTTAGGGCATTTTGCATTGACGGGTTTGCTTCTTCCTTTGCTAATGGAAACTCCACATTCACGAGTCGTAACGGTAAGCAGTATAGCTGCTAATTCTGGAGAAATCTATTTTGATAATCTAGACGGGGAAAAAGGCTACAGTCCAATGAAGTTCTATAGACAAAGTAAACTCGCCAACCTGTTGTTTGCAAAAGAATTGCAAAAACGTTTAGAAGCAGCGGGATCAACGACAATTAGTGCGGCGGTGCATCCAGGCATTTCGAATACTAACCTATTATCACGCGGTTCAGGCAAAGAGCCAAACGCTTTGTTGAAGCTTTTGGTCAAGCTATTTAGTCAATCTGCAGAAATGGGCGCGCTGCCTACCCTTTACGCAGCCACTGAAGCAATAGAAGGCGGTGCGTATATTGGGCCGGACGGAAAAGATGCTAAAAAAGGATATCCTGTAAAAGATATGATGGGAGACGTTTTATTTAAACCGGACGTAGCAGAAAAACTATGGAGCGCATCGGAAGAGTTAACAAAAGTGACATATATATTCAAGAAAAGGTAA
- a CDS encoding amidohydrolase/deacetylase family metallohydrolase yields the protein MENRFLLRNVKSVTEEEFDIVIENGKISEIAKAGEGKAPLVYDYSGTYISSGWIDLHVHAFPDFEPYGDEIDEIGVKQGVTTLVDAGSCGADQIADLVQSQYAAKTNLLAFLNISRIGLKRTDELSNMEWLKAEKILEAMKAYRSIIVGLKARISKSVVGKSGIEPLYFARKMSSEISLPLMVHIGSGPPAIEEVVSILEKGDIITHYLNGKANNLFDNEGKPLPLLMEAIQRGVHLDVGHGNASFSFQVAEAAKKHNVKFDTISTDIYRKNRLNGPVYSLAHVLSKFLYLGYSLEEVVNGVTVNAAKWLNRPELGRIQVGDRANLTLFTIEDEPVLFIDSEGEQREGKQIIKAKGVVVNGTFIEC from the coding sequence ATGGAGAATCGGTTTCTATTACGGAATGTCAAATCGGTCACTGAAGAAGAGTTTGATATTGTTATAGAAAATGGAAAAATCTCTGAGATAGCAAAAGCTGGTGAAGGAAAAGCACCGCTTGTTTATGATTACTCAGGAACCTACATATCAAGCGGATGGATTGATTTACATGTTCATGCATTTCCAGATTTCGAGCCGTATGGAGATGAGATAGACGAGATAGGAGTAAAACAAGGAGTAACAACACTTGTAGATGCAGGTAGCTGCGGTGCTGATCAAATAGCAGATTTAGTTCAAAGCCAATATGCAGCAAAAACTAATTTGTTAGCGTTTTTAAATATTTCGCGTATTGGTCTAAAACGCACAGATGAGCTTTCAAATATGGAGTGGCTAAAAGCGGAAAAAATTTTGGAAGCCATGAAAGCATATAGAAGCATTATTGTAGGTTTAAAAGCCCGTATAAGTAAAAGTGTAGTAGGTAAAAGCGGTATTGAGCCTTTATATTTTGCTCGAAAAATGTCTAGTGAAATTTCACTTCCATTAATGGTTCATATCGGATCTGGCCCTCCTGCTATTGAGGAAGTTGTTTCGATTCTAGAAAAAGGAGACATTATTACTCACTATTTGAATGGAAAAGCTAATAATCTATTTGATAATGAAGGAAAGCCGCTTCCACTCCTAATGGAGGCCATCCAACGAGGTGTTCATTTGGATGTAGGGCATGGAAATGCAAGCTTTTCGTTTCAAGTAGCAGAAGCTGCCAAAAAGCATAATGTTAAATTCGATACAATCAGTACAGATATTTATCGGAAGAACCGACTAAATGGGCCTGTATATAGCTTAGCTCATGTATTATCTAAATTTCTTTATTTAGGATACAGCCTTGAAGAAGTAGTTAATGGTGTTACTGTTAATGCGGCAAAATGGCTTAACAGACCCGAGTTAGGAAGGATACAAGTTGGAGACCGTGCCAATTTAACTCTCTTTACTATAGAAGACGAGCCTGTTCTGTTTATTGATTCCGAAGGAGAGCAGAGAGAAGGTAAGCAAATAATTAAAGCAAAAGGAGTAGTTGTAAATGGAACGTTCATTGAATGCTAA
- a CDS encoding DgaE family pyridoxal phosphate-dependent ammonia lyase, producing the protein MERSLNAKYGLKRVINASGRMSILGVSAPTDTVMDAMKQGGQNYVEIADLVGKAGDYIADILGSEAAVVVNSASSGIALSIAALVTQGNRRKSERLHQEVISKNEIIMLKGHNVQYGAPVETMVYLGGGKLIEVGYANEGRATHIEEAISENTAAILYVKSHHTVQKNMISVEEAWEVAQKNNIPLIVDAAAEEDLQKYVKYSDLAIYSGSKAIEGPTSGIVGGKRSYIEWLKVQLHCIGRSMKVGKETTFGLLQALDEYREKKDKSEQEKESLQALMSLKDIEGVNVTIVQDEAGRAIFRARIQISPERANTTAKEVVKELCEGEIAIYTRDYGIRQGYFDIDPRPLKGDDIHVIESRIREIVGGK; encoded by the coding sequence ATGGAACGTTCATTGAATGCTAAATATGGCTTGAAACGAGTAATTAATGCGAGCGGCCGAATGAGCATCTTAGGAGTATCAGCACCAACTGATACAGTAATGGATGCAATGAAGCAAGGAGGACAAAATTACGTTGAGATTGCTGATTTAGTTGGTAAAGCAGGTGACTATATTGCTGACATTCTAGGATCAGAAGCAGCTGTGGTTGTTAACTCAGCTTCAAGTGGAATTGCTCTCTCTATTGCTGCTCTTGTTACACAAGGAAACCGCCGTAAAAGCGAGCGCCTTCATCAAGAGGTCATCTCCAAAAATGAAATTATTATGCTGAAAGGTCATAACGTACAGTACGGGGCCCCAGTTGAAACCATGGTTTATTTAGGTGGCGGAAAGCTTATTGAAGTTGGCTATGCTAATGAGGGTAGAGCGACTCATATTGAAGAAGCGATTTCCGAAAATACAGCTGCTATCCTTTATGTGAAGTCTCATCACACTGTTCAAAAAAATATGATTTCTGTGGAAGAAGCGTGGGAAGTTGCACAGAAAAATAATATTCCATTGATTGTGGATGCCGCGGCAGAAGAAGACCTTCAAAAGTATGTAAAATACTCAGACCTTGCGATTTATAGTGGTTCAAAGGCAATTGAAGGTCCAACATCTGGAATTGTTGGTGGTAAACGTAGCTACATTGAATGGTTGAAAGTTCAATTACATTGCATTGGAAGAAGTATGAAAGTTGGTAAGGAAACAACGTTTGGATTACTTCAAGCTCTTGATGAGTATCGCGAGAAAAAAGATAAAAGTGAACAAGAAAAAGAAAGTTTACAAGCATTGATGTCATTAAAAGATATAGAAGGCGTGAATGTGACAATTGTACAAGATGAAGCAGGTCGAGCTATATTCCGTGCACGAATTCAAATCAGTCCAGAACGGGCTAATACAACTGCGAAAGAGGTTGTAAAAGAGTTGTGTGAAGGTGAAATTGCTATTTATACACGCGATTATGGGATAAGACAAGGATATTTTGATATCGATCCCAGACCTTTAAAGGGCGACGATATACATGTAATTGAGTCTAGAATACGCGAAATTGTAGGAGGAAAGTGA
- the dagF gene encoding 2-dehydro-3-deoxy-phosphogluconate aldolase, translated as MSNITKRFYKERAALNVLANSIENAKEVFEAAEGHVLVGVLSKDYSTVEEAVKAMKEYGKEIEEAVSIGLGAGDNRQAAVVAEIAKNYASSHINQVFPAVGATRANLGEKDSWINSLVSPTGKVGYVNISTGPVSAAHDEQAIVPVKTAISLVRDMGGNALKYFPMKGLSYEEEFRAVADACGEEGFALEPTGGIDKENFETILRIALEADVPKIIPHVYSSIIDQKTGKTKVNDVRELLEKMKKLVDQHG; from the coding sequence ATGTCAAACATTACAAAACGTTTTTATAAAGAGCGCGCAGCGTTAAACGTATTAGCAAACAGTATCGAAAATGCCAAAGAAGTATTTGAGGCTGCAGAAGGGCATGTCTTAGTAGGCGTGTTATCCAAGGATTATTCTACTGTTGAAGAAGCAGTAAAAGCAATGAAAGAATACGGAAAAGAAATTGAAGAAGCAGTATCAATTGGTTTAGGCGCTGGAGACAATCGTCAGGCAGCTGTAGTAGCAGAAATTGCAAAGAATTATGCTAGCAGTCATATTAATCAAGTATTTCCTGCTGTTGGAGCAACACGTGCTAATCTAGGTGAAAAGGATAGCTGGATTAATAGTTTAGTGTCCCCAACCGGCAAAGTCGGCTATGTAAATATTTCGACTGGCCCAGTTAGTGCAGCGCATGATGAACAAGCTATTGTACCGGTCAAAACAGCTATTTCCCTAGTACGTGACATGGGAGGAAACGCGCTCAAGTATTTTCCTATGAAAGGGTTAAGCTATGAAGAGGAATTCCGAGCTGTGGCAGACGCTTGCGGGGAAGAAGGATTCGCTTTAGAGCCAACTGGCGGAATTGATAAAGAAAACTTTGAAACAATTTTGCGTATTGCTTTGGAAGCAGACGTTCCAAAAATTATTCCGCATGTTTATTCGTCAATTATTGATCAGAAAACAGGAAAGACAAAAGTAAATGATGTACGTGAGCTTCTTGAAAAGATGAAAAAGTTAGTTGATCAGCATGGCTAA
- a CDS encoding sugar kinase, whose amino-acid sequence MAKNFAAFGEVMMRLQVPGYELLSQAHTLSYSFSGTGVNVAAGLANFGYTGYLISALPDNAVGDAAVSYLKKLGISQSFIKRSGKHVGMYFLENGFGSRSSRVTYTNRLESSFNRAPEGIYDFENIAEKVDVMHFCGISLAMNDSVRFHMKSFAKAVKERGGMVVFDCNYRPSLWGDGGYESAKPHYEDMLYLADIVMMNEQDAMHILKMETEETSRREQLMKLIPKVAKKYDLSVVAGTHRSINKDNKHSLCGFIYKNHTFTFSDTITFSVYDRIGAGDAYTSGILYGELEGFSTEKTVAFAVTAGMLAHTIVGDTPMSSQYDIQKAMTESVGDVER is encoded by the coding sequence ATGGCTAAGAATTTTGCAGCATTTGGAGAGGTAATGATGCGTTTACAAGTACCAGGATATGAATTACTTTCTCAAGCTCATACATTAAGCTATTCGTTTTCTGGTACAGGGGTAAATGTAGCGGCGGGGTTAGCTAACTTCGGATATACGGGATATTTGATTTCTGCTTTACCGGATAACGCTGTGGGAGATGCAGCTGTATCTTATCTTAAAAAGTTAGGTATTTCACAGTCATTTATTAAACGCAGCGGAAAACATGTCGGTATGTATTTTTTAGAAAATGGATTTGGGTCCCGATCTAGCCGGGTTACATATACCAACCGTTTAGAAAGCAGCTTCAACAGAGCTCCTGAAGGCATATATGATTTTGAGAATATTGCGGAGAAAGTAGATGTGATGCATTTTTGCGGAATCTCTCTGGCAATGAATGATTCCGTCCGGTTCCATATGAAATCATTTGCCAAAGCGGTAAAAGAACGCGGTGGTATGGTCGTATTTGACTGTAACTACCGTCCGTCTCTATGGGGAGATGGAGGATATGAAAGCGCAAAACCTCATTATGAAGATATGCTGTACCTTGCAGATATCGTAATGATGAATGAACAAGATGCTATGCACATTCTTAAGATGGAAACAGAAGAAACAAGCAGAAGAGAGCAGCTGATGAAACTAATTCCAAAGGTGGCAAAGAAGTACGATCTTTCTGTCGTAGCCGGTACGCACCGATCTATTAATAAGGACAATAAGCACTCTTTGTGCGGTTTTATATATAAAAATCATACATTTACATTTTCTGATACGATTACTTTTTCTGTCTATGATAGAATAGGCGCAGGAGATGCCTATACAAGCGGCATTTTATATGGCGAGTTAGAGGGCTTTTCGACAGAAAAGACTGTTGCATTCGCTGTAACAGCGGGAATGCTTGCTCATACAATCGTAGGCGATACTCCTATGTCATCCCAGTACGATATACAAAAAGCGATGACAGAATCAGTAGGCGATGTAGAAAGGTAG